One window from the genome of Spirosoma rhododendri encodes:
- a CDS encoding type II toxin-antitoxin system death-on-curing family toxin translates to MVFLSLEETFLLHERIIQQSGGSSGVRNRADVESALLQPFATFDGQELYPTLVEKAALAGYLLICNHPFMDGNKRIGHAVMEVILVLNGFELVADVDEQENIILRVAEGMLTRQQFTDWVNSMVVRL, encoded by the coding sequence ATGGTTTTTCTATCGCTTGAGGAGACGTTTCTGTTGCATGAGCGTATTATTCAACAGTCAGGTGGAAGCTCTGGAGTTCGCAATCGAGCCGATGTAGAATCGGCTCTTTTACAGCCTTTTGCTACATTCGACGGGCAGGAACTGTATCCTACCCTTGTTGAAAAAGCGGCACTAGCAGGGTATCTTCTCATTTGCAACCATCCGTTCATGGATGGGAATAAGCGTATCGGGCATGCTGTGATGGAGGTAATCCTGGTGTTGAACGGGTTTGAATTAGTGGCCGACGTCGATGAACAGGAGAACATAATTCTGCGAGTGGCTGAAGGTATGTTGACTCGACAACAATTCACTGACTGGGTGAATTCGATGGTTGTCAGGCTGTAA
- the mntA gene encoding type VII toxin-antitoxin system MntA family adenylyltransferase antitoxin → MFPQLVTYFHDKPVKRAYVFGSVARGEQTDGSDVDILVELDYAGGADFYQFLTMQEQLSELLDRPVDLVSANGLSPFIKPFIDREKQLIYERVA, encoded by the coding sequence ATGTTTCCGCAACTAGTCACGTATTTTCACGACAAGCCTGTTAAGCGGGCATACGTGTTTGGCTCCGTCGCGAGGGGAGAGCAAACAGACGGTAGCGACGTGGACATTCTGGTGGAACTCGATTATGCGGGTGGTGCTGATTTTTACCAGTTTCTAACCATGCAGGAGCAACTGTCTGAACTACTTGACAGGCCTGTCGATCTGGTTAGCGCAAATGGTCTATCGCCGTTTATCAAGCCGTTCATCGACCGCGAAAAGCAGCTGATTTATGAAAGAGTCGCTTAG
- a CDS encoding DUF4082 domain-containing protein: protein MKSILLVGLTVAGLLSLNSCQKGGDTAKPAENPVTSFMTSETTITTDTRTSGPWELGIVLSASTAGKITQVGSRMVDPGNYRIIIWDNDTKQILRQKTISQTAPNTLTMGDIESLAVAANKKLMVSINNQADGVTKKYNYAHKGSSLEFMPFTKGNILVYNSAYRQTGTATFPDQTINVKYEMYGFPEITFIAD from the coding sequence ATGAAATCTATCCTACTCGTTGGCCTGACAGTGGCCGGTTTGTTGAGCCTGAATAGTTGCCAGAAAGGTGGGGACACCGCCAAGCCCGCAGAGAACCCGGTTACGAGTTTTATGACGTCTGAAACGACCATTACGACCGACACCCGCACGTCGGGGCCCTGGGAACTCGGTATTGTGCTGAGCGCGTCGACGGCCGGAAAAATTACGCAGGTGGGCAGTCGAATGGTCGATCCCGGTAACTACCGAATCATTATCTGGGACAACGACACCAAACAGATTCTGCGGCAGAAAACCATTTCCCAAACAGCCCCCAACACGCTGACGATGGGGGACATTGAATCGCTGGCTGTTGCGGCCAACAAGAAGCTGATGGTCAGTATTAACAATCAGGCCGATGGGGTGACTAAAAAGTACAACTACGCCCACAAAGGGAGTAGTCTTGAGTTCATGCCATTCACAAAAGGAAACATTCTGGTCTACAATTCGGCCTATCGGCAGACCGGTACGGCTACCTTCCCCGACCAGACGATTAACGTGAAATACGAAATGTACGGCTTCCCGGAAATCACGTTCATCGCAGACTAG
- a CDS encoding multidrug effflux MFS transporter, whose translation MTRRQYFVVILILGALSTIGPFSIDMYLPAFPAIARDLRTSVSQVQLSLTSYFIGIAFGQLLYGPLIDRFGRKKPLYAGLAVYLLATFGCATAGSIEVLIGMRLLQALGGCVGLVAAQALVRDLFPVGKIASVFSLLTLVIAVSPMIAPTVGGYATVALGWHSIFLILAGITVLMLLAIHYLLPDGRPADASLSLRPQAVMGSFFTVLRQPQFLTYALAGGIATSAPFAYIAGSPDVMMNIYHVSAQQYGWIFSFIAIAILAPNQLNHVLLKRFSSEQLVYAAMLYQTLMGILLVLGVWAGWFGVYGLIAMIFLFLCGQGLISPNASALSMAPFERHAGSAAALMGSFRMAFGAVASGTVSALHNGTALPMVGTMLACVLTGLTILLIGQQYKERKRARVLA comes from the coding sequence ATGACGCGCCGACAGTATTTCGTCGTGATCCTGATTCTGGGGGCACTCTCCACTATCGGACCGTTTTCCATCGATATGTATTTGCCGGCGTTCCCGGCCATCGCCCGCGACCTGCGTACGTCTGTGTCACAGGTGCAACTTTCGCTTACGTCGTACTTTATCGGGATTGCCTTCGGGCAGTTGCTGTACGGCCCGCTCATCGACCGGTTTGGTCGAAAGAAGCCGCTGTACGCGGGTTTGGCGGTGTATCTGCTGGCCACGTTCGGCTGCGCGACGGCGGGTTCGATCGAGGTGCTGATCGGAATGCGGCTGTTGCAGGCACTGGGTGGCTGCGTGGGGCTGGTAGCGGCTCAGGCCCTCGTCCGCGATTTGTTTCCGGTCGGTAAAATTGCGTCGGTGTTCTCACTGCTCACGCTGGTCATTGCCGTTTCACCGATGATTGCCCCGACCGTAGGCGGCTATGCCACGGTCGCGCTCGGCTGGCATTCGATCTTCCTGATTCTGGCGGGAATCACGGTGTTGATGCTACTGGCTATTCACTACCTGCTGCCCGACGGTCGCCCGGCCGATGCGTCGTTGTCGCTGCGTCCGCAGGCGGTGATGGGCAGCTTTTTTACGGTGTTGCGTCAGCCGCAGTTTCTAACCTACGCGCTGGCGGGTGGCATCGCGACCTCGGCCCCGTTTGCTTACATCGCCGGTTCGCCCGACGTGATGATGAACATCTACCACGTCAGCGCGCAGCAGTACGGCTGGATTTTCTCGTTTATAGCCATCGCCATACTGGCTCCCAATCAGCTGAATCACGTCCTGCTGAAGCGTTTCAGTAGCGAGCAGCTCGTTTACGCAGCGATGCTCTACCAGACGCTCATGGGCATTCTGCTGGTGCTGGGCGTGTGGGCTGGCTGGTTCGGCGTGTACGGTCTGATCGCTATGATTTTTCTATTCCTCTGCGGGCAGGGCTTGATCTCGCCCAACGCGTCGGCCCTGTCGATGGCCCCGTTTGAGCGGCACGCAGGTAGCGCGGCTGCGCTGATGGGCAGCTTCCGCATGGCATTCGGGGCCGTCGCATCGGGAACCGTCAGCGCCCTGCACAACGGCACCGCCCTACCGATGGTCGGCACCATGCTGGCCTGCGTGCTGACGGGCCTGACGATCCTGCTGATCGGTCAGCAGTACAAAGAGCGAAAAAGAGCGCGCGTACTGGCGTAA
- a CDS encoding acetamidase/formamidase family protein has product MTSSRRSFLRRTAQGSVALSTAALTGQATDLLASPASAPVRIKPDHVVRSLPENMVYGYFGADVPPVARVKDGDVVEIQTVNPSGVSRTDPEAFYTKNNLPIDAHAQEVIAIMKNVKPEPSGIRGHMLTGPIYIDGAEPGDSLELRILDLTLPADFGVNSVWPGGGGIPDAVTTRESFVYRYDAKRRTATFREGIEIPLKPFMGVMALSPPPEQGRVSSIPPAFFGGNLDIKHLTKGTTLYLPVSVPGGLFTTGDGNGAQGNGEVSGVAIETAVTLTAKFIVHKGKKLTMPRAETPTHFIAVGLDKDLNKAMKNALTEAVTFIKDELGFTFNEALSIASTGVDLEVSQVVDQTLGVHAIIPKSIFTKKKFSYWV; this is encoded by the coding sequence ATGACCTCATCCCGACGTAGTTTCCTGCGCCGAACAGCGCAAGGCAGCGTGGCCCTCTCGACCGCTGCCCTGACCGGACAGGCAACTGATCTGCTGGCCAGCCCCGCGTCAGCCCCCGTCCGCATCAAGCCCGACCACGTCGTTCGTTCCTTGCCCGAAAATATGGTGTACGGCTATTTCGGAGCCGACGTGCCACCAGTGGCGCGGGTGAAAGACGGTGACGTGGTGGAAATTCAGACGGTCAACCCGTCGGGGGTGAGCCGCACTGATCCCGAAGCATTTTACACGAAAAACAACCTGCCCATCGACGCCCACGCGCAGGAGGTGATCGCAATCATGAAAAACGTGAAGCCGGAGCCGTCGGGCATCCGGGGGCACATGCTGACGGGACCAATCTACATCGACGGGGCCGAACCGGGCGACTCGCTCGAACTGCGCATCCTCGACCTGACGCTACCCGCCGACTTCGGGGTAAATAGCGTGTGGCCCGGCGGGGGCGGCATTCCCGACGCCGTGACCACCCGCGAATCGTTTGTGTACCGCTACGACGCCAAACGCCGGACCGCGACCTTCCGGGAAGGCATCGAGATTCCGCTGAAGCCGTTTATGGGCGTGATGGCCCTGTCGCCCCCGCCCGAGCAGGGCCGGGTCAGTTCGATACCGCCCGCGTTCTTCGGCGGCAACCTCGACATCAAGCACCTGACGAAAGGCACGACGCTGTACCTGCCCGTATCGGTGCCGGGCGGTCTGTTCACCACCGGCGACGGCAACGGGGCGCAGGGCAACGGCGAAGTCAGCGGAGTGGCGATTGAAACGGCGGTGACGCTGACGGCCAAATTCATCGTGCACAAGGGGAAGAAGCTGACCATGCCCCGCGCCGAAACACCCACGCATTTTATCGCCGTCGGGCTGGATAAAGACCTGAACAAAGCGATGAAAAACGCGCTGACCGAAGCCGTCACGTTCATTAAAGACGAACTGGGTTTTACCTTCAATGAAGCCCTCTCGATTGCCAGCACGGGCGTCGATCTGGAAGTCAGTCAGGTAGTCGATCAGACGCTGGGCGTTCACGCGATAATTCCCAAGTCGATCTTCACCAAGAAGAAGTTTAGTTACTGGGTGTAG
- a CDS encoding NADPH-dependent FMN reductase translates to MRTKKNVFVIIGSASQNSSNRRLVDRIAELTTDQLELTIFEELHKIPPFDPVYAFENTPSEVLAFRDAVEQADAVLFCTPEYIFSIPSRLKNALEWCVATIIFDGKPTGLITASANGELGHKELYLIMETFTPRLSDETNLLIQAIKGKIDRAGTITDAATETAVQQFARAFVALVNAAPYAA, encoded by the coding sequence ATGCGTACGAAAAAGAATGTGTTCGTCATCATCGGTAGTGCCAGCCAGAACTCCTCGAACCGGCGACTTGTCGACCGAATCGCGGAGTTGACCACCGATCAGCTGGAACTGACAATTTTTGAAGAACTGCACAAAATACCGCCGTTTGATCCAGTGTATGCGTTCGAGAATACGCCGTCGGAGGTCCTGGCTTTTCGCGATGCCGTCGAACAGGCTGATGCCGTGCTGTTCTGCACGCCCGAATACATTTTCAGCATCCCCAGCCGACTAAAAAACGCGCTCGAATGGTGCGTAGCGACCATAATTTTCGACGGTAAACCCACGGGCCTGATCACCGCATCGGCCAACGGCGAACTGGGGCACAAGGAGCTGTATCTGATCATGGAAACCTTCACACCCCGCCTGTCCGACGAAACGAATCTGCTCATTCAGGCGATCAAAGGCAAAATCGACCGGGCTGGTACCATCACCGATGCGGCTACTGAAACGGCCGTTCAGCAATTCGCCCGCGCCTTCGTCGCGTTAGTCAATGCCGCCCCATACGCTGCCTAG
- a CDS encoding organic hydroperoxide resistance protein, with protein MTTTNILHTGQAKSVGGRDGQVTSNDNNLNLELTLPKSLGGRAREGATNPEQLFAAGYSACFGGALGFHLRAAKLTPDEIAVDSTVDMFLNEEKLPTLTVSMHVNLPGLTQEQAEDMVAKAHESCPYSRATRGNIDVNITVTTDPV; from the coding sequence ATGACGACAACCAACATTCTGCATACGGGCCAGGCCAAATCAGTCGGCGGGCGCGATGGTCAGGTGACGTCCAACGACAATAACCTGAATCTGGAACTTACCCTGCCTAAGTCACTCGGCGGACGTGCCCGCGAGGGAGCCACCAACCCCGAGCAACTGTTTGCCGCCGGGTATTCGGCCTGCTTCGGCGGGGCGCTGGGTTTCCACCTCCGGGCCGCCAAATTGACGCCCGACGAAATTGCAGTCGATTCGACGGTCGATATGTTTTTGAACGAGGAGAAGCTACCAACGCTGACCGTGTCGATGCACGTAAACCTGCCGGGTCTGACGCAGGAGCAGGCGGAGGATATGGTCGCAAAAGCGCACGAAAGCTGCCCGTACTCACGCGCGACACGGGGTAATATCGACGTAAATATCACCGTCACGACTGATCCGGTCTAG
- a CDS encoding mechanosensitive ion channel family protein: protein MQNQRCWIYYLLLFSIFTAFGSVRAQDTATVPLAGQRIPDTLLFKIQKAQSIVTEIKSAGKRGYGIARIRTGLANVNTNVAPILTDVKLHKKSIDAKSLANYRLILTDAQGKLTTWQTSLSRSNNDLQSQLDQLLALSSDSLLTVTSNDTTARLLYRDQLVSLKLQLQESGTQTTARLDTVSRLLADVSGASLGVNDLQATLNEQLQQSTVNVFEQESPYLWRAPVWPNTSNQQAIVRSTYQGQQKILTYFLASTWDDRVLLYLLTIGFFVWVFTNFRTYKARSGSEDLGTLQLTNLRPVPVVASLIVLFNLIPLFEPGSPSFYIELTQFLLLLALTVHLWPRLSKPDLRLWLLNAALYVLLILTNSLSSNALIVRLWLIGLNVLFLYIGYHYASHLQRNSVSTRIIRPVTKLFFVLHVLAILLNIIGRISLAKTFSITAVVGLVQITGLAVLIEIVLEALDLQMRISARSQGIFSRVNVDHTRRSAKKVLVFLAVALWFLVFFINLGIADGVFDFIGDVLSRTRTFGSVTFSLGNILSFVIILYLSSLLQKNIGLFFGESRVPTADGQIDQVSSVLALIRLAIIIGGVLLAVVASGVSVDKFTVVLGALSVGIGLGMQNIVSNFVSGIILIFEKPFRIGDYIELADRKGRILDIGIRSSKMLTGQGAEVIIPNGDLLSNRLVNWSSRGTYLKTEFTLKVGGDTDMQQLRTIAQEIASKLDDSPQQMPPDVVVTGIGADSIDLKIVAWIRSISSEASLKSDFLQQLVGRLRDAGIRLL, encoded by the coding sequence ATGCAGAATCAACGTTGCTGGATTTATTACCTTCTTCTTTTCTCTATTTTCACCGCTTTCGGATCGGTGCGGGCGCAGGACACGGCCACTGTGCCGTTGGCCGGGCAGCGCATTCCCGACACGCTGCTTTTCAAAATTCAGAAAGCCCAGTCGATCGTTACGGAGATCAAATCGGCGGGGAAGCGGGGCTATGGCATTGCCCGGATACGCACCGGGCTGGCGAACGTGAACACCAACGTGGCCCCCATCCTGACCGATGTCAAGCTGCACAAAAAGTCGATCGACGCGAAGAGTCTGGCCAACTACCGGCTCATCCTAACCGACGCGCAGGGAAAACTCACGACCTGGCAAACTTCCCTGTCCAGATCAAACAACGACCTCCAGAGTCAGCTCGACCAGCTGCTGGCGCTGAGCAGCGATTCGCTGCTGACAGTGACCAGCAACGACACCACGGCCCGGCTACTGTACCGCGATCAGCTGGTTAGCCTCAAGCTTCAATTGCAGGAGTCGGGCACGCAGACTACCGCCCGGCTGGATACCGTCAGCCGATTGCTGGCCGACGTGTCGGGGGCGTCGCTGGGCGTCAATGACCTGCAAGCGACATTGAACGAGCAGTTGCAGCAGTCGACCGTAAACGTGTTCGAGCAGGAATCGCCGTACCTGTGGCGCGCTCCTGTGTGGCCAAACACCAGTAATCAGCAGGCCATCGTCCGGTCGACGTACCAGGGGCAGCAAAAAATTCTGACGTACTTTCTGGCATCGACCTGGGACGACCGGGTGCTACTCTACCTGCTGACGATTGGCTTCTTCGTGTGGGTGTTTACCAATTTCCGGACGTACAAGGCTCGCTCGGGGAGTGAGGATCTTGGCACGCTACAGCTCACCAATCTTCGGCCGGTGCCGGTCGTTGCCTCGCTGATCGTCCTGTTCAACCTGATTCCGCTGTTCGAGCCGGGTTCGCCGTCGTTTTACATTGAACTCACCCAGTTTTTGCTGTTGCTGGCGCTGACGGTTCATCTGTGGCCCCGATTGAGCAAACCCGACCTGCGGCTGTGGCTGCTGAACGCGGCTCTCTATGTGCTGCTGATTCTGACAAACAGCCTGTCCAGCAACGCGCTCATTGTCAGACTGTGGCTTATTGGGTTGAACGTGCTGTTTCTGTACATCGGCTATCACTACGCCAGCCACCTGCAACGTAACTCCGTCAGCACGCGCATCATCCGGCCGGTTACGAAGCTGTTTTTCGTCCTGCACGTGCTGGCGATCCTGCTCAACATCATCGGTCGGATCAGCCTGGCGAAAACGTTCAGTATCACGGCCGTTGTAGGGCTGGTGCAGATTACCGGTCTGGCCGTACTGATCGAGATTGTGCTGGAAGCCCTTGATCTGCAAATGCGAATCAGTGCGCGGTCGCAGGGGATTTTCTCACGGGTAAACGTCGATCACACCCGCCGTTCCGCCAAAAAAGTGCTGGTCTTTCTGGCCGTTGCGCTGTGGTTTCTGGTCTTTTTCATCAACCTGGGCATCGCCGACGGCGTGTTTGACTTTATCGGCGACGTGCTGAGCAGAACCCGTACATTCGGCAGTGTCACGTTTAGCCTGGGCAATATCCTTTCGTTTGTCATCATCCTGTACCTGTCGAGTCTGCTCCAGAAAAATATCGGCTTATTTTTCGGCGAAAGCCGGGTACCCACCGCCGACGGGCAAATCGATCAGGTCAGTTCGGTGCTGGCCCTGATCCGGCTGGCCATCATCATCGGCGGTGTGTTGCTGGCCGTCGTGGCATCGGGCGTGTCGGTCGATAAGTTTACGGTGGTGCTGGGGGCATTGAGCGTCGGTATTGGTCTGGGTATGCAAAACATCGTGTCCAACTTCGTGTCGGGCATCATCCTGATCTTCGAGAAGCCGTTCCGCATCGGCGACTATATCGAACTGGCCGACAGGAAAGGTCGAATTCTGGACATCGGCATTCGATCCAGCAAGATGCTCACCGGGCAGGGGGCCGAGGTTATCATCCCCAACGGCGATCTGTTGTCGAACCGGCTGGTCAACTGGTCATCGCGGGGGACGTACCTGAAAACGGAGTTTACCCTGAAAGTAGGGGGCGACACCGACATGCAGCAACTCCGGACGATCGCTCAGGAAATCGCCAGTAAGCTTGACGACTCACCGCAACAAATGCCGCCCGACGTCGTCGTGACGGGTATCGGTGCCGATTCGATCGATCTGAAAATCGTTGCCTGGATTCGGAGCATTTCCAGCGAAGCCAGCCTGAAAAGCGACTTCCTGCAACAACTGGTCGGGCGTCTCCGCGACGCTGGTATCCGGCTGCTGTAA
- a CDS encoding patatin-like phospholipase family protein produces the protein MYTILSIDGGGIRGIIPGQVLVTLEEKLAKKIAQNTDLQQQFSDTPRIADFFDFIAGTSTGGILTSLYLCPDSKQPDRPRFSAQQAVNLYLEHGDEIFEIPVWKKVQSADGVLDEKHDAAQLERALRRFLGNTKLSELLRPCLITSYDIRRRRTHFFNQNDARKRGNSHDFYVRDVARATSAAPTYFETAMVHSLDEVGYPLIDGGVFANNPSLCAYSEVRNMYPKLTAKDLLIVSLGTGSEAEPYPYKVAKDWGSIGWVRPVIDIMMSGAAEVTDYHLAKMYEAVKHPEQYIRIQPSDLGDADMAMDNATPKNMKALLEVGKITATNCASTLDKLADTLINHRLKTAAPAAN, from the coding sequence ATGTACACTATCCTTTCTATCGACGGCGGAGGTATTCGCGGCATCATTCCCGGCCAGGTACTGGTCACGCTGGAAGAAAAACTAGCTAAAAAAATAGCCCAGAATACAGACCTACAGCAGCAGTTTTCGGACACGCCCCGCATCGCTGACTTTTTCGATTTCATCGCCGGTACGTCGACGGGCGGAATCCTGACGAGTCTATACCTCTGTCCTGATTCAAAACAGCCGGACCGGCCCCGCTTCTCGGCTCAACAGGCAGTAAACCTCTACCTCGAACACGGCGACGAAATTTTCGAGATTCCAGTCTGGAAAAAGGTTCAGTCGGCCGATGGGGTGCTCGATGAAAAACACGATGCTGCGCAGTTGGAACGCGCCCTGAGACGGTTTCTGGGCAACACCAAACTGAGCGAACTACTCCGCCCCTGCCTCATCACGTCCTACGACATCCGCCGTCGGCGCACCCATTTTTTCAATCAGAACGACGCTAGAAAGCGCGGCAACTCCCACGATTTCTACGTGCGCGACGTAGCGCGGGCTACGTCGGCGGCTCCTACTTACTTCGAAACGGCCATGGTTCACTCCCTCGATGAGGTGGGCTACCCGCTGATCGACGGTGGTGTGTTCGCCAACAATCCGTCGTTGTGTGCCTATTCGGAAGTACGCAATATGTACCCCAAACTCACGGCCAAAGACCTGCTGATTGTATCGCTCGGAACGGGCAGCGAAGCCGAGCCGTATCCCTACAAGGTGGCTAAAGACTGGGGATCAATTGGCTGGGTTCGGCCCGTGATCGACATTATGATGTCGGGAGCCGCTGAAGTGACCGATTACCACCTGGCCAAGATGTACGAGGCCGTGAAGCACCCCGAACAGTACATCCGGATTCAGCCATCAGATCTGGGCGATGCCGATATGGCAATGGATAACGCGACGCCTAAAAACATGAAGGCTTTACTTGAGGTGGGCAAGATCACGGCCACCAACTGCGCCAGCACGCTCGACAAGCTGGCCGATACGCTGATCAACCACCGGCTGAAAACAGCCGCCCCGGCAGCAAATTAG
- a CDS encoding opacity family porin → MRIIFNLIAITAVLFTLLSTSSYAQFQINVTGGRLIPTARGTSPSDGVWGPGATLRYFVKPNLAIGLNTRYFTRSSSYQYGGVSSSNRGSALSGTGQVEYFFTVKSALQPYIGAEIGVYHSWYKNEYTTAGKTSSYRGNDSNLILGPKAGLQYAITPTAGLSLDASYQFLVDRGYTAHFLLVNAGGFVKFGRR, encoded by the coding sequence ATGCGTATAATTTTCAACCTGATTGCAATTACTGCGGTTCTCTTCACGCTGCTTTCGACCAGTTCGTATGCGCAATTTCAGATTAACGTTACCGGCGGTCGGCTAATCCCAACAGCTAGAGGCACATCCCCCAGCGATGGGGTGTGGGGGCCCGGAGCTACCCTCCGGTACTTCGTCAAACCCAATCTGGCGATTGGCCTGAACACCCGCTATTTTACCCGAAGCAGTTCGTATCAATACGGCGGAGTATCGTCTTCCAACAGAGGTTCGGCTCTCTCTGGAACCGGACAGGTGGAGTATTTTTTCACGGTGAAATCTGCCCTGCAACCATACATCGGCGCTGAAATCGGCGTCTATCACAGTTGGTACAAAAATGAGTACACCACAGCTGGCAAAACATCGTCATATCGCGGCAATGACTCCAATCTAATTCTCGGGCCTAAAGCCGGGCTGCAATATGCGATCACGCCAACAGCGGGTCTAAGCCTCGATGCTAGTTATCAGTTTCTTGTCGACCGGGGTTATACCGCTCATTTCCTGCTTGTCAACGCTGGTGGCTTCGTCAAATTCGGCAGGCGCTAA
- a CDS encoding MraY family glycosyltransferase — translation MEAIFIIALFSLVANPIIGMILVKVNRNRPDRQKMLARVSVGTLAFVSLALFTNVSTSSDAIDCVFLGLFYLAICVLLWLGTSKKNKVSLIFSSVLLVILFGLSCLFSTIGILGLAFIVGEFEPSRSVRINGSTLYREYGRGNATTATGGSEVSLFTSFRWFPFVERKFFSKQYISGFATTNDNKQKRFTTPENSPINNTPTFYGTHFKLTYDTTKNDLILSYQQTRDTLHLDR, via the coding sequence ATGGAGGCAATTTTTATTATCGCGTTGTTCTCGCTGGTGGCGAATCCGATAATCGGCATGATACTGGTCAAAGTGAATAGGAATCGCCCTGACCGGCAAAAAATGCTGGCGCGTGTGTCGGTCGGCACACTTGCATTTGTTAGCCTGGCACTTTTCACAAACGTTTCGACCTCGTCTGATGCCATTGACTGTGTTTTCCTGGGGCTTTTTTATCTGGCTATTTGTGTATTGCTCTGGCTGGGCACTTCGAAAAAAAACAAAGTCAGTTTGATTTTCTCCAGCGTTCTGCTGGTCATTTTATTCGGATTAAGCTGCTTATTCAGCACGATTGGCATTCTGGGACTTGCTTTCATAGTGGGCGAGTTTGAGCCGTCAAGATCGGTCAGGATAAACGGCAGTACGCTTTACCGAGAATACGGTCGTGGCAATGCAACCACGGCTACAGGCGGTTCCGAGGTGTCGCTGTTCACCAGCTTTCGGTGGTTCCCGTTCGTTGAGCGGAAGTTTTTTTCCAAACAATACATCAGCGGTTTCGCCACAACAAACGACAACAAACAAAAACGCTTCACGACGCCAGAAAACTCCCCGATCAACAATACCCCGACTTTCTACGGAACCCATTTCAAGTTGACATACGACACCACGAAAAACGACCTGATCCTGTCGTACCAACAAACACGGGATACGCTGCACCTCGACAGGTGA
- a CDS encoding 3-keto-disaccharide hydrolase, protein MSFRFIGRIACSLLFISLSQLAWTQSLPAGRWTSLFNGKSLAGWDMYLRQPEGTNQPPYGLNNDPLHVFTVADGAIRASGQLWGGISTWHEYDNYHLRLDVRWGTKKWYPSDSTRRDAGLLYHATGPYSFAYNCWLRSSELQIQEGEIGDFFGVGAGSAEFPMQPVTVRGKVLDQYAFDAPLRRNADAVGSGRVYRSGNFERPHGQWNTVELITRGADAVYIINGYVVNRLFNTYRPAIHQQTTRGKIQLQSEGAEVYYRQIQLRPISYASPQSLSLSADKTTLTDLIPDKPQTVRITNRGDAVELVAVELSGPAGDQFRVKLPPFPRRLKRGETLDLLVMLLSDTPGKSVTATLRLETVLGPVPDLTVTLQSR, encoded by the coding sequence ATGTCTTTCCGGTTTATCGGTCGCATCGCATGCAGCCTGCTGTTCATCAGCCTATCGCAACTCGCATGGACCCAATCACTGCCCGCCGGACGATGGACCTCCCTATTCAACGGAAAAAGTCTGGCGGGCTGGGATATGTACCTGCGGCAGCCGGAGGGTACCAACCAGCCCCCCTATGGCCTGAACAACGACCCGCTGCACGTATTCACCGTGGCCGATGGGGCTATTCGGGCATCGGGACAACTCTGGGGTGGGATCAGTACCTGGCATGAATACGACAACTATCACCTGCGACTGGATGTCCGCTGGGGCACGAAAAAGTGGTACCCCAGCGACAGTACCCGGCGCGATGCGGGGCTGCTTTACCATGCCACCGGCCCGTACTCGTTTGCTTATAATTGCTGGCTTCGCAGCAGCGAACTCCAGATTCAGGAGGGCGAAATCGGCGACTTCTTCGGGGTTGGCGCAGGGTCGGCGGAGTTCCCGATGCAGCCGGTAACCGTGCGCGGAAAAGTGCTGGATCAGTACGCGTTCGACGCTCCCTTACGGCGCAATGCCGACGCCGTTGGTAGTGGACGCGTGTATCGATCGGGAAATTTTGAGCGTCCGCACGGGCAGTGGAACACCGTCGAGCTGATTACGCGCGGGGCCGATGCGGTCTATATTATCAACGGTTATGTAGTCAACCGGTTGTTCAACACCTACCGCCCGGCGATTCACCAGCAGACGACACGCGGCAAGATTCAGCTTCAGTCGGAAGGGGCCGAGGTTTATTACCGGCAGATTCAACTGCGCCCGATCAGTTACGCGTCTCCCCAATCGCTAAGCCTTTCCGCCGACAAAACCACCCTAACCGACCTCATCCCCGACAAACCGCAAACCGTTCGGATCACCAACCGGGGCGACGCCGTCGAGCTGGTGGCGGTGGAGTTAAGCGGCCCGGCGGGCGATCAATTCCGGGTGAAGCTACCGCCCTTCCCCCGGCGACTGAAACGGGGCGAAACCCTTGATTTGCTCGTCATGCTTCTATCAGATACTCCCGGCAAATCCGTAACGGCTACGCTCCGGCTGGAAACGGTGCTGGGGCCGGTTCCTGATCTGACAGTAACGCTGCAAAGCCGCTAA